From one Streptomyces sp. CA-210063 genomic stretch:
- a CDS encoding amino acid ABC transporter permease — MTVDVSKTDGPSDTPPAGPEAIKAIPVRHPGRYVSAAIALALLGAIVYAFAQAKKINWGAVPDYFFDDRIIEGVLNTLLLTVLSMVIGIVGGILLAVMRLSKNPVTSSIAWFYIWFFRGTPVLVQLFVWFNLGLVFEYINLGPIYKDYWSSFMTPLLTALLGLGLNEAAYMAEICRAGLLSVDEGQTEASHALGMSHTKTLRRIVIPQAMRVIVPPTGNEVINMLKTTSLVSTVQYVDLLKAAQDIGQGSGAIVEMLFLAAAWYLILTSVFSVGQYYLERHYAKGSSRTLPPTPVQRFKAAVLPVRRPKGVSA, encoded by the coding sequence GTGACTGTTGACGTCAGCAAGACGGACGGTCCCTCGGACACTCCCCCCGCCGGACCGGAGGCCATCAAGGCCATCCCGGTCCGGCACCCGGGGCGCTATGTGTCCGCGGCCATCGCGCTCGCTCTCCTCGGCGCGATCGTCTACGCGTTCGCGCAGGCGAAGAAGATCAACTGGGGTGCGGTCCCCGACTACTTCTTCGACGACCGCATCATCGAGGGCGTCCTGAACACCCTCCTGCTCACCGTGCTCTCCATGGTGATCGGCATCGTCGGCGGCATCCTGCTCGCCGTGATGCGGCTGTCCAAGAACCCGGTGACCTCGTCGATCGCCTGGTTCTACATCTGGTTCTTCCGCGGCACACCGGTCCTGGTCCAGCTCTTCGTCTGGTTCAACCTGGGCCTGGTCTTCGAGTACATCAACCTCGGCCCGATCTACAAGGACTACTGGTCCTCGTTCATGACGCCGCTGCTGACGGCGCTGCTCGGCCTCGGTCTCAACGAGGCCGCGTACATGGCGGAGATCTGCCGCGCCGGTCTGCTCTCGGTCGACGAGGGCCAGACCGAGGCGTCGCACGCGCTCGGCATGAGCCACACCAAGACGCTGCGCCGGATCGTGATCCCGCAGGCGATGCGCGTGATCGTGCCGCCGACGGGCAACGAGGTCATCAACATGCTGAAGACCACGTCGCTCGTCTCGACGGTGCAGTACGTGGACCTGCTGAAAGCGGCCCAGGACATCGGCCAGGGCTCCGGCGCCATCGTGGAGATGCTGTTCCTCGCCGCCGCCTGGTACCTGATCCTGACCAGCGTCTTCAGCGTCGGGCAGTACTACCTGGAGAGGCACTACGCGAAGGGCTCCTCCCGGACCCTCCCGCCGACGCCGGTCCAGCGTTTCAAGGCGGCCGTGCTGCCCGTGCGCCGCCCGAAGGGAGTCTCGGCATGA
- a CDS encoding amino acid ABC transporter ATP-binding protein: MTAMVKAEGIHKSFGPVEVLKGIDLEVQTGEVFCLIGPSGSGKSTFLRCINHLEKINAGRLYVDGELVGYRQKGDKLYELKDNEVALKRRDIGMVFQRFNLFPHMTATENVMEAPVQVKGVSRAQARERARELLERVGLGDKAGNYPSQLSGGQQQRVAIARALAMEPKLMLFDEPTSALDPELVGDVLDVMRDLAESGMTMVVVTHEMGFAREVGDSLVFMDGGVVVESGNPRDVLTNPQEERTQSFLSKVL; the protein is encoded by the coding sequence ATGACCGCCATGGTGAAGGCCGAGGGCATCCACAAGTCCTTCGGTCCCGTCGAGGTCCTGAAGGGCATCGACCTGGAGGTGCAGACAGGTGAGGTGTTCTGCCTCATCGGCCCGTCCGGCTCCGGCAAGTCGACCTTCCTGAGGTGCATCAACCACCTCGAGAAGATCAACGCCGGGCGGCTGTACGTCGACGGCGAGCTGGTCGGCTACCGCCAGAAGGGCGACAAGCTGTACGAGCTCAAGGACAACGAGGTCGCGCTCAAGCGCCGTGACATCGGCATGGTGTTCCAGCGCTTCAATCTGTTCCCGCACATGACGGCCACCGAGAACGTCATGGAGGCGCCGGTCCAGGTGAAGGGCGTCAGCAGGGCCCAGGCCCGCGAGCGCGCCCGTGAGCTGCTCGAACGCGTCGGCCTCGGCGACAAGGCGGGCAACTACCCGTCCCAGCTCTCCGGCGGCCAGCAGCAGCGTGTGGCGATCGCCCGGGCGCTGGCCATGGAGCCGAAGCTGATGCTCTTCGACGAGCCGACCTCGGCGCTCGACCCGGAACTGGTCGGCGACGTCCTCGACGTCATGCGCGACCTGGCCGAGTCCGGTATGACCATGGTCGTCGTCACCCACGAGATGGGCTTCGCCCGCGAGGTCGGCGACAGCCTGGTCTTCATGGACGGCGGTGTGGTGGTCGAGTCCGGCAACCCCCGTGACGTGCTGACGAACCCGCAGGAAGAGCGGACGCAGTCGTTCCTCTCCAAGGTCCTCTGA
- a CDS encoding ABC transporter substrate-binding protein, translated as MTASTTCRTTGLRSRTAAVGAIAVAGALLLTGCGDQTKKDNGSDTASTSAAPLADKLPAALRDKGVINVGSDIAYAPVEYKDSSGKVVGIDIDIAEAMGKQLGVEFKFQNATFDTLIGGLAAKRYDIAMSAMTDTKDRQEGVDADTGKKVGAGVDFVDYFTAGVSLYTNAGDDQSIKSWDDLCGKTIAVQRNTFSHDLAKEQATKCKDDKKKELKIEDFATNPEAETRMRSKGADVVSADYPVAAYSVKTSGGGKYFEIVGDQVEAGPYGIAVAKDNTELRDALQAAVQAIIDNGEYEKIIKKWGVEDGSVTEAKINGGS; from the coding sequence ATGACCGCAAGCACCACCTGTCGTACGACCGGCCTGCGCTCCCGGACAGCCGCGGTCGGAGCGATCGCGGTCGCGGGCGCCCTGCTGCTCACCGGCTGCGGTGACCAGACCAAGAAGGACAACGGTTCCGACACCGCCTCCACCAGCGCGGCCCCGCTGGCCGACAAGCTGCCGGCGGCGCTCCGGGACAAGGGCGTGATCAACGTCGGGTCGGACATCGCGTACGCCCCGGTCGAGTACAAGGACAGCTCCGGCAAGGTCGTCGGCATCGACATCGACATAGCCGAGGCGATGGGCAAGCAGCTCGGTGTGGAGTTCAAGTTCCAGAACGCCACCTTCGACACCCTCATCGGTGGTCTGGCGGCCAAGCGGTACGACATCGCGATGTCGGCCATGACCGACACCAAGGACCGCCAGGAGGGCGTCGACGCCGACACCGGCAAGAAGGTCGGCGCCGGCGTGGACTTCGTCGACTACTTCACCGCGGGTGTCTCGCTGTACACCAACGCGGGTGACGACCAGTCCATCAAGAGCTGGGACGACCTGTGCGGCAAGACGATCGCCGTGCAGCGCAACACGTTCTCGCACGACCTCGCCAAGGAGCAGGCGACGAAGTGCAAGGACGACAAGAAGAAGGAACTCAAGATCGAGGACTTCGCCACCAACCCCGAGGCCGAGACCCGGATGCGTTCCAAGGGCGCGGACGTCGTCTCCGCCGACTACCCGGTCGCCGCGTACTCGGTGAAGACCTCCGGTGGCGGCAAGTACTTCGAGATCGTCGGCGACCAGGTCGAGGCGGGCCCGTACGGCATCGCCGTGGCGAAGGACAACACCGAGCTGCGTGACGCGCTCCAGGCCGCCGTCCAGGCGATCATCGACAACGGCGAGTACGAGAAGATCATCAAGAAGTGGGGCGTCGAGGACGGCTCCGTCACCGAGGCCAAGATCAACGGCGGTTCCTGA